A window of the Lactuca sativa cultivar Salinas chromosome 7, Lsat_Salinas_v11, whole genome shotgun sequence genome harbors these coding sequences:
- the LOC111904868 gene encoding NAC domain-containing protein JA2L: MGLPVTDPMTQLSLPPGFRFFPTDEELLVQYLCRKVAGHDFSLQIIADIDLYKFDPWELPSKAMFGEKEWYFFSPRDRKYPNGSRPNRVAGSGYWKATGTDKVITTGGRRVGIKKALVFYVGKAPKGNKTNWIMHEYRLSEPQRKNGSSRLDDWVLCRIYKKNSSAQKHISGGAPTTEQSHGSSSSSSSQFDDVLESLPEIEDRFFNLPRINSLKTFQQEDQKVNLQKFDSGNYDWASIAAFGLPEPATGSQAPTTANTAMNVIPSMAPATTYTMDATFGRSVEDEVQSGIRSQRVEHPGSGYFQSNLNQFTQSQGFSNTMDPFGIRYPTQQGNLGFRR; this comes from the exons ATGGGTTTACCGGTGACTGATCCGATGACTCAATTAAGTTTACCACCAGGGTTTCGGTTTTTCCCTACCGACGAGGAGCTGCTAGTGCAATACCTTTGCCGGAAAGTTGCCGGACATGATTTCTCTCTTCAGATCATTGCAGATATTGATTTATACAAGTTTGATCCATGGGAGCTTCCAA GTAAGGCGATGTTTGGGGAGAAAGAATGGTACTTTTTTAGTCCAAGAGATCGAAAGTATCCAAATGGGTCTCGACCCAATAGAGTAGCCGGGTCGGGTTACTGGAAGGCTACCGGAACTGATAAAGTGATCACCACCGGTGGACGGAGAGTTGGGATCAAGAAAGCTTTGGTGTTTTACGTGGGTAAAGCTCCGAAAGGAAACAAAACTAACTGGATCATGCATGAGTATAGGCTGTCGGAGCCACAAAGAAAAAACGGTAGCTCAAGG TTGGATGATTGGGTGCTTTGTCGGATATACAAGAAGAATTCAAGTGCACAGAAACACATTTCCGGTGGCGCTCCGACCACCGAACAGAGCCACggttcttcttcatcttcctcctcTCAGTTCGACGACGTTCTCGAATCACTGCCGGAGATTGAAGACAGGTTCTTCAACTTACCAAGGATCAACTCCTTGAAGACCTTTCAACAAGAAGATCAGAAGGTAAATCTTCAAAAATTTGATTCTGGTAATTACGATTGGGCCAGCATCGCTGCGTTCGGGTTGCCGGAACCTGCCACTGGAAGTCAAGCTCCGACCACCGCCAACACCGCAATGAATGTCATTCCTTCAATGGCGCCGGCGACCACATACACAATGGACGCAACATTTGGAAGATCAGTAGAGGATGAAGTTCAAAGTGGAATCAGAAGCCAACGGGTCGAACATCCGGGTTCGGGCTACTTTCAATCGAACTTAAACCAGTTTACACAGAGCCAGGGTTTCTCGAACACGATGGACCCATTTGGTATCCGGTACCCGACCCAACAGGGGAATTTGGGTTTCAGACGGTGA